One part of the Chryseobacterium mulctrae genome encodes these proteins:
- the rpsS gene encoding 30S ribosomal protein S19: MARSLKKGPFIHHTLDKKVQANVESGKKTVIKTWSRASMISPDFVGQTIAVHNGKSFIPVYVTENMVGHKLGEFSPTRSFRGHGGNKNKGSR, encoded by the coding sequence ATGGCAAGATCACTTAAAAAAGGACCATTCATTCATCATACTTTAGATAAGAAGGTTCAGGCAAATGTAGAGTCTGGTAAGAAGACTGTTATCAAAACTTGGTCTAGAGCATCTATGATCTCTCCAGACTTTGTAGGACAAACTATTGCTGTACACAACGGGAAATCTTTTATCCCGGTTTACGTTACAGAAAACATGGTTGGTCATAAGCTAGGCGAATTTTCTCCAACAAGATCTTTCAGAGGTCATGGTGGTAACAAAAACAAAGGAAGCAGATAA
- the rplD gene encoding 50S ribosomal protein L4, giving the protein MELVVLNTSGKETGKKVTLDESIFGIEPNKHAVYLEVKQYLAAQRQGTHKSKERSEITASTKKLKKQKGSGSARYGDIKSPTFRGGGRVFGPKPRDYRFKLNKALKRLAKKSVLSQKMRDNSIRIVEGLSIAAPKTKDFITVLNALALNDKKSLFILADTNKNVYLSSRNLPKTKVMKFNEISSYDLINAGEIVFLEGAVEKFQENLKK; this is encoded by the coding sequence ATGGAATTAGTAGTATTAAATACATCAGGAAAAGAAACCGGAAAGAAAGTAACTCTAGACGAATCTATCTTCGGAATTGAGCCAAACAAGCACGCGGTTTACTTAGAAGTAAAACAATATCTTGCTGCACAGCGTCAAGGTACTCATAAATCAAAAGAAAGAAGCGAAATTACTGCTTCTACTAAAAAACTTAAGAAGCAAAAAGGATCTGGTTCTGCTAGATACGGTGATATTAAATCTCCTACTTTTAGAGGTGGAGGTAGAGTATTCGGTCCTAAGCCAAGAGACTACAGATTCAAATTGAATAAAGCTCTTAAGAGATTAGCTAAAAAATCTGTTCTTTCTCAGAAAATGAGAGATAACAGCATCAGAATTGTTGAAGGTTTAAGCATTGCTGCTCCTAAAACTAAAGATTTCATCACGGTATTGAATGCTTTGGCATTGAATGACAAGAAGTCTCTATTCATTTTGGCTGATACTAACAAGAACGTATATTTATCTTCAAGAAACTTACCTAAGACTAAAGTTATGAAATTCAACGAAATTTCTTCTTATGACTTAATCAATGCAGGTGAGATCGTTTTCTTAGAAGGTGCAGTTGAAAAATTCCAGGAAAATTTAAAGAAATAA
- a CDS encoding low affinity iron permease family protein yields the protein MAKSDSSVFERFSNWATKFTGSSYAFLGAVAIVVIWAVSGPVFNYSETWQLVINTGTTIITFLMVFLIQKSQNKDSKAIQIKLNELIAANEKASNRIVDIEDLTEKELDQLHCYYEKLADFAEEDEDIHASHSIDAAKRNQDYKHEFFKRKHEEWLSKQKE from the coding sequence ATGGCAAAGTCAGATAGCAGTGTTTTTGAGAGATTTTCAAACTGGGCAACAAAATTTACGGGCAGTTCGTATGCGTTTTTGGGAGCAGTTGCCATCGTGGTAATTTGGGCAGTTTCCGGACCGGTTTTTAATTATTCAGAAACTTGGCAGTTGGTCATCAATACAGGAACAACGATTATTACTTTTCTGATGGTTTTCCTGATTCAGAAATCTCAAAATAAAGATTCTAAAGCGATTCAAATAAAATTAAACGAACTGATTGCTGCCAATGAAAAAGCAAGCAACCGGATTGTTGACATCGAAGATTTGACAGAGAAAGAGCTCGACCAATTACACTGCTATTACGAAAAACTCGCTGATTTTGCTGAAGAAGATGAAGACATTCATGCTTCACATTCTATAGATGCGGCAAAAAGAAATCAGGATTATAAGCATGAGTTTTTTAAAAGAAAGCATGAAGAATGGTTATCGAAACAAAAGGAATAA
- the rplC gene encoding 50S ribosomal protein L3, with product MSGIIGKKIGMTSLFDENGKNMPCTVIQAGPCSVLQVRTIEKDGYKSVQLGFDDKSEKNVGKALAGHFKKAGSAPKAKLVEFYREFVDEVKVGEEVKVDLFTEGEYVDVTGTSKGKGFQGVVKRHGFGGVMQATHGQHNRLRAPGSIGAGSDPSRVFKGMRMAGRMGGKQVTVQNLQVLKVDQEQNLLVVKGAVPGAKNSYVIIRKWN from the coding sequence ATGTCAGGTATTATTGGAAAAAAAATTGGGATGACTTCTCTGTTTGACGAAAACGGCAAAAATATGCCGTGTACCGTTATTCAGGCAGGTCCTTGCTCAGTTTTACAGGTCAGAACCATTGAAAAGGACGGATACAAATCTGTTCAGTTAGGTTTCGATGACAAGAGTGAAAAGAACGTTGGTAAAGCGTTAGCTGGCCATTTTAAAAAGGCTGGTTCTGCTCCTAAAGCTAAGTTGGTAGAATTCTACAGAGAATTCGTAGACGAAGTAAAGGTAGGAGAAGAAGTAAAAGTTGATTTGTTCACAGAAGGTGAATATGTTGACGTAACAGGAACTTCAAAAGGTAAAGGTTTCCAAGGTGTTGTTAAAAGACACGGTTTTGGAGGTGTAATGCAAGCTACTCATGGTCAGCACAACAGACTTAGAGCTCCAGGTTCTATCGGTGCTGGATCGGATCCTTCAAGAGTATTCAAAGGAATGAGAATGGCAGGTAGAATGGGAGGTAAGCAGGTAACTGTACAAAACCTTCAAGTATTAAAAGTGGATCAAGAACAAAATCTTTTAGTAGTAAAAGGTGCTGTTCCGGGAGCTAAAAATTCTTATGTAATTATCAGAAAATGGAATTAG
- the rplV gene encoding 50S ribosomal protein L22: protein MGSRKRESALARKLTNQDVVKALHNDCPSSPRKMRLVADIIRGVEVEKALSILKYSKKDASNKLEKVLLSAMANWQSKNEGADIEEANLIVKEIFVDSARQLKRLRPAPQGRGYRIRKRSNHITLILGTKEN, encoded by the coding sequence ATGGGATCAAGAAAAAGAGAAAGTGCATTAGCACGTAAATTAACAAATCAAGATGTAGTAAAAGCATTACACAATGATTGCCCTTCATCTCCAAGAAAGATGAGATTAGTAGCTGATATCATCAGAGGGGTAGAAGTTGAAAAAGCTTTAAGCATCCTAAAATATTCGAAAAAAGACGCTTCAAACAAATTAGAGAAAGTACTTCTTTCTGCGATGGCTAACTGGCAATCTAAGAACGAAGGTGCAGATATCGAAGAAGCTAACCTTATCGTTAAAGAAATTTTTGTAGACAGTGCAAGACAATTGAAGAGACTAAGACCAGCTCCACAAGGTAGAGGGTACAGAATCAGAAAAAGATCAAACCACATTACACTAATCTTAGGAACAAAAGAAAATTAA
- the rpsC gene encoding 30S ribosomal protein S3, whose amino-acid sequence MGQKTNPIGNRLGIIRGWDSNWFGGKNYGDRIAEDYKIRRYLEARLSKGGISKIYIERTLKLVTVTITTARPGLIIGKGGQEVDKLKEELKKLTKKDIQINIFEIKRPELDAVLVADSIAKQIENRISYRRAVKMAIASTMRMGAEGIKVQISGRLNGAEMARSESFKDGRIPLSTFRADIDYHIGEALTQYGKLGVKVWIMKGEVYGKRDLMPLVGQQKKGGPSGGGNRGDRDNRRPSRDKKNN is encoded by the coding sequence ATGGGACAGAAGACAAATCCAATTGGTAACAGATTAGGTATCATCAGAGGATGGGATTCAAACTGGTTTGGTGGTAAAAACTACGGTGATAGAATCGCTGAAGACTACAAAATCAGAAGATACCTTGAAGCAAGATTATCTAAAGGTGGAATTTCAAAAATCTATATTGAAAGAACACTTAAATTAGTAACTGTAACAATCACTACTGCTAGACCGGGACTTATCATCGGTAAAGGAGGTCAGGAAGTTGACAAGTTAAAAGAAGAATTGAAGAAACTTACTAAAAAGGATATTCAAATCAACATTTTCGAAATCAAAAGACCTGAGCTTGACGCAGTATTAGTTGCAGACAGTATCGCTAAGCAAATCGAAAACAGAATCTCTTACAGAAGAGCTGTAAAAATGGCTATCGCTTCTACAATGAGAATGGGTGCTGAAGGTATCAAAGTTCAAATCTCTGGTAGATTGAACGGTGCTGAAATGGCAAGATCTGAGTCTTTCAAAGACGGAAGAATCCCATTGTCTACTTTCAGAGCAGATATCGACTATCATATCGGTGAGGCATTAACTCAGTACGGTAAGTTAGGAGTTAAAGTTTGGATCATGAAAGGAGAAGTTTACGGTAAGAGAGATCTTATGCCATTAGTAGGACAACAGAAGAAAGGTGGTCCTTCAGGAGGTGGAAACAGAGGAGATAGAGATAACAGAAGACCTTCAAGAGATAAAAAAAATAATTAA
- the rplW gene encoding 50S ribosomal protein L23, producing MSLIIKPVISEKANYLTDLRGAYSFLVQPKANKIQIKNAIEQAYGVKVADVRTMIYAPKVSSKYTKKGLQVGKTNKLKKAVITLAEGEVIDIFAVN from the coding sequence ATGTCACTAATTATTAAACCAGTTATTTCAGAAAAAGCTAACTATCTTACAGATTTAAGAGGTGCTTATTCTTTCTTAGTACAACCTAAGGCGAATAAAATCCAGATTAAAAATGCAATAGAGCAAGCTTACGGTGTGAAAGTAGCAGACGTTAGAACCATGATTTATGCGCCTAAAGTTTCTTCGAAATACACGAAAAAAGGTCTTCAAGTAGGAAAGACAAACAAATTGAAAAAAGCGGTTATCACTCTTGCTGAAGGGGAAGTAATCGATATTTTTGCTGTAAATTAA
- the rplB gene encoding 50S ribosomal protein L2, giving the protein MSVRKLKPITPGQRFRIVNNFEEITTNKPEKSLTVGISKSGGRNQTGKMTMRYTGGGHKKKYRIIDFKRNKHDVEATVKTVEYDPNRTAFIALVEYADGEKRYIIAPNGIKVDQKIISGESVEPNIGNAMKLKNIPLGTVISCVEMKPGQGAILARSAGSSAQLTSRDGKYAIIKLPSGESRMILTECYAMIGSVSNSDHQLTVSGKAGRSRWLGRRPRTRPVVMNPVDHPMGGGEGRSSGGHPRSRNGMPSKGYKTRKKNKVSNRYIVSKRK; this is encoded by the coding sequence ATGTCTGTTAGAAAATTAAAACCTATCACCCCAGGACAGAGATTCAGAATTGTAAACAATTTTGAGGAAATTACTACCAACAAACCAGAGAAATCTCTAACTGTTGGTATTAGTAAGTCAGGTGGACGTAACCAAACTGGTAAAATGACCATGCGTTACACCGGAGGTGGACACAAAAAGAAATACAGAATTATCGACTTCAAAAGAAACAAGCATGATGTTGAAGCAACGGTAAAAACTGTAGAGTACGATCCAAACAGAACTGCTTTCATCGCTTTAGTGGAGTATGCAGACGGAGAGAAGAGATATATCATCGCTCCAAACGGAATCAAAGTTGACCAAAAAATTATTTCTGGCGAAAGCGTAGAACCGAACATCGGTAACGCAATGAAATTGAAAAACATTCCATTGGGTACTGTAATTTCTTGTGTTGAAATGAAGCCTGGACAAGGTGCTATTTTAGCAAGAAGTGCTGGTTCTTCAGCTCAGTTGACTTCAAGAGACGGAAAATATGCAATCATCAAATTGCCTTCAGGAGAATCTAGAATGATCCTTACTGAGTGTTATGCAATGATTGGATCTGTATCTAACTCTGATCACCAGTTAACTGTATCAGGTAAGGCTGGTAGAAGCAGATGGTTAGGTAGAAGACCAAGAACAAGACCAGTAGTAATGAACCCTGTAGATCACCCAATGGGAGGTGGTGAAGGACGTTCTTCTGGAGGTCACCCAAGATCTAGAAACGGTATGCCATCTAAAGGTTACAAAACTAGAAAGAAAAACAAAGTGTCTAACCGTTACATCGTATCTAAAAGAAAATAA
- a CDS encoding GLPGLI family protein, which produces MLKVFISILIFCSALISAQQTKILGDFSMKASSYSAKVFEKSNLNIYYQFKFLKDAKISENPREGLCVLQIGENYSKFSDTKTLQKDSLFEKFSHLESVGAKEMNQLFMYNPLWSMESLKSEADKKVTYQKRYKTKYEYEEIQPELKWQLHNESKKILDYSCKKATVKYRGREFIAWYTTEVPINNGPYVFEGLPGLILEIEDSQNKYHFIAVGIDKKPMDIYLRNDKEILRISRAKFREVEKTYHDNPGDFHGKAVNEDGSPMVVKSKPFLYDPFELE; this is translated from the coding sequence ATGTTGAAGGTTTTTATTTCAATTTTGATTTTTTGTTCAGCTTTAATTTCTGCTCAGCAAACTAAAATTCTCGGTGATTTTTCGATGAAGGCCTCTTCTTACAGTGCAAAGGTTTTTGAGAAGAGCAATCTTAATATTTATTATCAGTTTAAATTTTTAAAAGACGCAAAAATTTCTGAAAACCCGAGAGAAGGGTTATGTGTTTTACAAATTGGCGAAAACTATTCAAAGTTCAGCGATACAAAAACATTACAGAAAGATTCTTTGTTTGAAAAATTTTCTCATCTCGAAAGTGTCGGTGCGAAAGAAATGAATCAGCTTTTTATGTACAATCCTTTATGGAGTATGGAAAGTTTAAAATCGGAAGCCGATAAAAAAGTTACTTATCAAAAAAGATATAAAACAAAATACGAGTATGAAGAAATTCAGCCGGAACTAAAGTGGCAACTTCATAACGAATCGAAAAAAATTCTTGATTACAGCTGTAAAAAGGCAACCGTAAAATACCGAGGAAGAGAATTTATCGCTTGGTACACAACGGAAGTTCCCATAAACAACGGTCCTTATGTTTTTGAAGGATTGCCTGGTTTGATCTTAGAAATTGAAGATTCACAAAATAAATATCATTTTATAGCAGTTGGAATAGATAAAAAACCAATGGATATTTATTTACGAAACGATAAAGAAATACTTAGAATAAGCAGAGCAAAATTTAGAGAAGTTGAGAAAACATATCACGATAACCCGGGTGATTTTCATGGTAAAGCTGTAAATGAAGATGGTTCACCGATGGTGGTTAAATCAAAACCTTTTCTTTACGACCCTTTTGAATTAGAATAA
- the rplP gene encoding 50S ribosomal protein L16 produces MLQPKRTKFRRVHKMKMKGIAQRGNQLAYGTFGIKATEGAWITARQIEAARIAATRYMKREGQLWIKIFPDKPITKKPAEVRMGKGKGAVEYWVAVVKPGKIMFEVGGVSYEIAKEALRLAAQKLPVVTKFVVANDFVKPL; encoded by the coding sequence ATGTTACAACCAAAAAGAACCAAATTCCGTAGAGTTCATAAGATGAAAATGAAGGGGATTGCTCAAAGAGGTAATCAACTTGCTTATGGAACTTTCGGAATCAAAGCAACAGAAGGTGCTTGGATCACTGCAAGACAAATTGAAGCTGCACGTATCGCTGCAACAAGATATATGAAGAGAGAAGGTCAACTATGGATCAAAATCTTCCCAGATAAGCCAATTACTAAAAAACCAGCGGAAGTACGTATGGGTAAAGGTAAAGGTGCTGTGGAATATTGGGTAGCTGTAGTAAAGCCAGGTAAAATTATGTTTGAAGTTGGAGGAGTATCTTACGAGATCGCTAAAGAAGCTTTAAGACTTGCTGCACAAAAATTACCGGTAGTTACCAAATTTGTAGTTGCTAACGATTTTGTTAAACCTCTTTAA